The Cataglyphis hispanica isolate Lineage 1 chromosome 5, ULB_Chis1_1.0, whole genome shotgun sequence genome has a segment encoding these proteins:
- the LOC126849879 gene encoding uncharacterized protein LOC126849879 isoform X1, producing the protein MVLSETLTDSSFLAITPFKIKFKPPRSRSSTMVGDRKMKLVASNGTTTTSMDTGPSNHVASTVQPTTTHQKVQRILEEQARWQENGSRRRVKCTSGTACCVVNNYSIIASRGELARNNRVTSETTATSVIAKKRASSIVNGRIHSKEETARNGTLAEEESRRLKNASKDSTRSRGIQRGIIKSASVPKDLKESLPARERTLQRASEEGILKRSSAFLTSLAHPSSKLVAERNSPDDESIKFLRPSDRYELRGTSGLKGYFSILTNGDAAQARVLRQSPSVQTLSTSWKKKGVGVKKSVSFSSDTSFEEKRAPYRKPAVHEAKIYRKGVLQDRVREETAKTKVPPSWEVPSGGPTALLRAAREADDNGLKEIVAQARKVGLKGMDVNVVDSSGRTAISYMAGNGASTMLELALSFEGVDPNLPDNEGNTPLHFAAQAGQTECLNILLQRCPDIEVDARNILGFTPLMKAALQGRTKCAKILLFAGANPTLRDYGRGLRAEQWARFCGRYMCAEVIERFARHRLLERTTSCRWGSEPELAAKILQGKVTPIPTTPLPQSSSGLKSKIRKVFRTTSSPDRTYSLVSQLTSAALCASSPALPKPSPVVKSLLRPLSVPQLRVTLVSPQDFLDKTSEKYGTNFTGKIENSIAKPQRSKKKSK; encoded by the exons CCTCGCAGCCGATCTTCGACGATGGTGGGCGATCGTAAAATGAAGCTTGTGGCGAGCAATGGAACCACCACCACGTCGATGGACACCGGCCCCAGCAACCACGTTGCCTCCACTGTACAACCGACCACCACTCATCAA AAGGTTCAACGAATTCTCGAGGAGCAGGCCAGGTGGCAGGAAAACGGTTCACGTAGACGCGTCAAGTGCACATCGGGCACTGCTTGCTGCGTGGTTAACAACTACAGCATCATCGCCTCTAGGGGCGAACTCGCTCGAAATAACCGCGTCACGAGTGAAACAACGGCGACCAGCGTCATCGCCAAGAAGCGGGCATCGTCGATCGTCAACGGGAGGATCCACTCCAAGGAGGAGACCGCACGGAACGGCACCCTCGCCGAAGAGGAATCAAGAAGATTAAAGAACGCGTCGAAGGATTCGACAAGATCGCGAGGCATCCAGCGAGGAATAATCAAGTCCGCTTCCGTACCTAAGGATTTGAAGGAAA GTCTTccagcgagagagagaacgttACAGCGGGCGTCGGAGGAGGGTATCCTCAAGAGGTCTTCCGCCTTCCTCACGAGCTTAGCGCATCCCTCCAGCAAGCTCGTCGCCGAGAGAAACTCGCCGGACGACGAGTCGATCAAGTTCCTCAGGCCATCCGATCGCTACGAGCTTCGCGGTACCTCGGGTCTGAAGGGATACTTCTCGATCCTGACGAACGGAGACGCCGCCCAAGCGCGAGTCCTACGACAGTCGCCCAGCGTTCAGACCCTGTCGACGAGCTGGAAGAAGAAGGGCGTCGGGGTGAAGAAATCGGTCTCCTTCAGCTCCGACACCAGCTTCGAGGAGAAACGCGCGCCTTACCGGAAGCCCGCCGTCCACGAGGCCAAGATCTATCGCAAGGGTGTGCTCCAAG atCGCGTGCGCGAAGAGACGGCTAAGACGAAAGTGCCACCCTCGTGGGAAGTACCCTCCGGGGGCCCTACGGCCCTCCTGAGGGCCGCCAGAGAAGCGGACGACAACGGTCTCAAAGAGATCGTCGCGCAGGCTCGGAAAGTAGGACTCAAGGGCATGGATGTCAACGTAGTCGACAGTAGCGGCAGG ACGGCCATAAGCTACATGGCCGGAAACGGTGCATCGACGATGCTGGAACTGGCGCTCTCCTTCGAAGGCGTCGATCCGAATCTGCCCGACAACGAGGGTAACACGCCGCTTCATTTTGCCGCCCAAGCCG GACAGACCGAATGCCTCAACATCCTCCTGCAGAGATGTCCGGACATCGAGGTGGACGCCAGGAACATCTTGGGCTTCACGCCGCTCATGAAAGCCGCCCTTCAAGGTAGAACCAAATGCGCCAAGATCCTTCTGTTCGCCG gcGCCAATCCTACGTTACGCGATTACGGTAGAGGTTTGAGGGCCGAACAATGGGCGAGATTCTGCGGTAGATACATGTGCGCCGAAGTGATCGAGAGATTCGCGAGACATCGTCTATTGGAGAGGACGACGTCATGCCGTTGGGGCAGCGAGCCCGAATTGGCTGCGAAAATATTACAAGGAAAA GTGACACCCATACCTACGACGCCTCTACCGCAATCTTCCTCGGGATTGAAGTCGAAAATACGGAAGGTCTTTCGCACTACCTCAAGCCCAGATCGAACATATTCTCTGGTATCGCAACTCACCAGCGCGGCTCTCTGCGCGAGCAGTCCAGCCCTGCCGAAACCGTCACCCGTTGTAAAGAGTCTTCTGCGTCCACTGAGTGTGCCCCAATTAAG GGTGACATTAGTTTCGCCGCAGGATTTCTTGGACAAGACCTCGGAAAAGTACGGGACAAATTTTACGGGTAAAATCGAGAACTCCATCGCGAAGCCGCAGCGCTCGAAGAAGAAGAGCAAGTAG
- the LOC126849879 gene encoding uncharacterized protein LOC126849879 isoform X2, producing the protein MVGDRKMKLVASNGTTTTSMDTGPSNHVASTVQPTTTHQKVQRILEEQARWQENGSRRRVKCTSGTACCVVNNYSIIASRGELARNNRVTSETTATSVIAKKRASSIVNGRIHSKEETARNGTLAEEESRRLKNASKDSTRSRGIQRGIIKSASVPKDLKESLPARERTLQRASEEGILKRSSAFLTSLAHPSSKLVAERNSPDDESIKFLRPSDRYELRGTSGLKGYFSILTNGDAAQARVLRQSPSVQTLSTSWKKKGVGVKKSVSFSSDTSFEEKRAPYRKPAVHEAKIYRKGVLQDRVREETAKTKVPPSWEVPSGGPTALLRAAREADDNGLKEIVAQARKVGLKGMDVNVVDSSGRTAISYMAGNGASTMLELALSFEGVDPNLPDNEGNTPLHFAAQAGQTECLNILLQRCPDIEVDARNILGFTPLMKAALQGRTKCAKILLFAGANPTLRDYGRGLRAEQWARFCGRYMCAEVIERFARHRLLERTTSCRWGSEPELAAKILQGKVTPIPTTPLPQSSSGLKSKIRKVFRTTSSPDRTYSLVSQLTSAALCASSPALPKPSPVVKSLLRPLSVPQLRVTLVSPQDFLDKTSEKYGTNFTGKIENSIAKPQRSKKKSK; encoded by the exons ATGGTGGGCGATCGTAAAATGAAGCTTGTGGCGAGCAATGGAACCACCACCACGTCGATGGACACCGGCCCCAGCAACCACGTTGCCTCCACTGTACAACCGACCACCACTCATCAA AAGGTTCAACGAATTCTCGAGGAGCAGGCCAGGTGGCAGGAAAACGGTTCACGTAGACGCGTCAAGTGCACATCGGGCACTGCTTGCTGCGTGGTTAACAACTACAGCATCATCGCCTCTAGGGGCGAACTCGCTCGAAATAACCGCGTCACGAGTGAAACAACGGCGACCAGCGTCATCGCCAAGAAGCGGGCATCGTCGATCGTCAACGGGAGGATCCACTCCAAGGAGGAGACCGCACGGAACGGCACCCTCGCCGAAGAGGAATCAAGAAGATTAAAGAACGCGTCGAAGGATTCGACAAGATCGCGAGGCATCCAGCGAGGAATAATCAAGTCCGCTTCCGTACCTAAGGATTTGAAGGAAA GTCTTccagcgagagagagaacgttACAGCGGGCGTCGGAGGAGGGTATCCTCAAGAGGTCTTCCGCCTTCCTCACGAGCTTAGCGCATCCCTCCAGCAAGCTCGTCGCCGAGAGAAACTCGCCGGACGACGAGTCGATCAAGTTCCTCAGGCCATCCGATCGCTACGAGCTTCGCGGTACCTCGGGTCTGAAGGGATACTTCTCGATCCTGACGAACGGAGACGCCGCCCAAGCGCGAGTCCTACGACAGTCGCCCAGCGTTCAGACCCTGTCGACGAGCTGGAAGAAGAAGGGCGTCGGGGTGAAGAAATCGGTCTCCTTCAGCTCCGACACCAGCTTCGAGGAGAAACGCGCGCCTTACCGGAAGCCCGCCGTCCACGAGGCCAAGATCTATCGCAAGGGTGTGCTCCAAG atCGCGTGCGCGAAGAGACGGCTAAGACGAAAGTGCCACCCTCGTGGGAAGTACCCTCCGGGGGCCCTACGGCCCTCCTGAGGGCCGCCAGAGAAGCGGACGACAACGGTCTCAAAGAGATCGTCGCGCAGGCTCGGAAAGTAGGACTCAAGGGCATGGATGTCAACGTAGTCGACAGTAGCGGCAGG ACGGCCATAAGCTACATGGCCGGAAACGGTGCATCGACGATGCTGGAACTGGCGCTCTCCTTCGAAGGCGTCGATCCGAATCTGCCCGACAACGAGGGTAACACGCCGCTTCATTTTGCCGCCCAAGCCG GACAGACCGAATGCCTCAACATCCTCCTGCAGAGATGTCCGGACATCGAGGTGGACGCCAGGAACATCTTGGGCTTCACGCCGCTCATGAAAGCCGCCCTTCAAGGTAGAACCAAATGCGCCAAGATCCTTCTGTTCGCCG gcGCCAATCCTACGTTACGCGATTACGGTAGAGGTTTGAGGGCCGAACAATGGGCGAGATTCTGCGGTAGATACATGTGCGCCGAAGTGATCGAGAGATTCGCGAGACATCGTCTATTGGAGAGGACGACGTCATGCCGTTGGGGCAGCGAGCCCGAATTGGCTGCGAAAATATTACAAGGAAAA GTGACACCCATACCTACGACGCCTCTACCGCAATCTTCCTCGGGATTGAAGTCGAAAATACGGAAGGTCTTTCGCACTACCTCAAGCCCAGATCGAACATATTCTCTGGTATCGCAACTCACCAGCGCGGCTCTCTGCGCGAGCAGTCCAGCCCTGCCGAAACCGTCACCCGTTGTAAAGAGTCTTCTGCGTCCACTGAGTGTGCCCCAATTAAG GGTGACATTAGTTTCGCCGCAGGATTTCTTGGACAAGACCTCGGAAAAGTACGGGACAAATTTTACGGGTAAAATCGAGAACTCCATCGCGAAGCCGCAGCGCTCGAAGAAGAAGAGCAAGTAG